TCCTGGAGGACTTGAACCGGGCGTACGCGCAGCGGGCGAAGGGAGAGGCGGTAAGGCTCCCGGCGAAGACAACGTCCTTCAAGGTGTGGGCCGAGCGGCTGGAGGGGTACGCGCAGGGCCAGGAGGTGGGCTCGGAGCTGGAGTATTGGGCAGCAGCGGAGCGGCAAGAGGTCCGGGGCCTGCCGGTGGATCGCGTGACAGGCGCGAACACGGTCGCCTCGGAGCGCCGGTTGACGGTGGGGTTGGAGGCGGAAGAGACGCGGGTGCTGTTGCAAGAGGTGCCCGGGGCGTACCGCGCTCAAATCAATGATGTGCTGCTGACGGCGCTGGCCCAGAGCGTGGGGAAGTGGAGCGGCCAGCCGCGGGTGTTGGTGAATCTGGAGGGGCACGGCAGAGAGGAGCTGTTCGAGGACGTGGACGTCTCCCGCACGGTGGGGTGGTTCACGAGCATCTTCCCTGTGATGCTGGACCTGCAGGGCGCGAGGACCCCCGGCGAGGCGCTGAGGGCGATCCGCGAGGAGCTCAGAAGGCTGCCCCGGCGTGGAATCGGATACGGGGTGCTGAGGTACTTGCGCCAGGATGGAACGGGGGATCGGCTGAAGGCGCTGCCTCGGGCGCAGGTGGGCTTCAACTATGTGGGGCAGTTCGACGCCATGGCCGAGGAAGCGTCACGCTTCAGGCTGACGCAAGAGCCGTCTGGGGAGACGGTGAGCGGGCACAACCTCCGGGCGGACCTGCTGGAGGTTCATGGCCAGGTGTTTGGTGGGCGGTTGGAGCTGACGTGGGCCTACAGCGAGAACTTCCACGAGCGGGCAACCATCGAGGCCTTGGCCCAGGACTTCATGGGGGCGCTGCGGCAGCTCATCGCCCAGCGGAGCAGTGCGGATGCCGCACGGCGCGTAGCCTCCGACTTCCCGCTGGCCAGGCTGGACCCGGCAGCCCTGGAGCGGGTGCTGCAGCAGCACCCGGGGGCCGAAGACATCTATCCGTTGTCGCCGCTGCAGCAGGGCATGCTCTTCCACGCGCTGCTGTCGGTGGAGCTGGGCATGTACTTCGAGCAGGCCGCCTGGCGATTCGGGGGCACGCTTCAAGTCCCGGCTTTCCGCCGTGCGTGGCAGGAATTGGTGGCGCGCAACCCCATCCTGCGGACGGCCTTCTTCTGGAAGGGAGTGCCCGAGCCGCTCCAGGTGGTGCACCCGCGGGTGGAGCTGCCGTGGCAGGAGCTCGACTGGCGGGAGATGCCCGCCGCCGAACAGCGCACGCGGTTGGAGTCCTTCCTTCTGGAGGATCGCCACCAGGGGTTCGAGCTTGCCCGCCCACCCATGATGCGGGTGGCGGTCATCCGGATGGGGGAGAGCGACTACCGGATCATCTGGAGCTTCCACCACGTCCTGTTGGATGGGTGGAGTTCGTCCCTGCTGCTCAAGGATCTGTTCGAGCTGTACGAGGCTTTTGTTCAGGGACGGCAGCCGCAGCTGCCCCACCGTCCGGCATTCCGTGAGTACATCGCGTGGCTGCAAGGGCAGGACTCCACCGAGGCGCAGGCCTATTGGACCCGGGAGCTTCAGGGCTTCACGGCGCCCACACCGTTGCCAGGCGCCCGGAATGTCGAGCGCAGGGCCGGGGAGTCGTCCCGCCACCGTGAGTGCGAGGTGCGTTTCCCGGAGACGTCCTCGGAAGCGGTGCAGGCCTTTGCTCGCAAGCACAAGCTGACGGTCAACACGGTGGCCCAGGCGGCGTGGGCACTGGTCCTGGGCCGCTACAGCGGGGAGCCGGAGGTCGTCTTCGGCAGTACCGTCGCCGGCCGCCCGCCAGAGCTGGCGGGGGTTGATGCGATCGCCGGCATGCTCATCAATACGCTGCCGATCCGGGTCCGGCTGCCTTCCGCGGAGTCCATCCTGAGTTGGATCCAGGGGCTCCAGGCGCAACAGCTGGAGCAGCGCCAGCACCAGCATTGCGCGCTGGTGCAGATCCAGAAGTGGAGTGAGGTGCCTCGGGAGCGGGCGCTGTTCGACAGCCTGTTCGTGTTCGACTACCCGATGGACGCCTCCGTGAAGGAGAAGCTCGGGATTCTGGACGCGGAGACCTTCCAGGCCATCGAGCGGACCAATTACCCGCTCACGGCCACGCTGGGATTCCCCCGAGGGACGCTGGAACTGAGGCTCTCGTATGAGCCCCAGGCCTTCGATGCGGCGCTCATTGAACAGGCCCTGACGCACTGGAAGCTGGTCCTGGAGCGCATCGTCGCCTTCCCAGAGCAGCGGCTCTCCGGTCTGTCACTGATGACGGAGGACGAGCGGCTTCAGGTGCTGGAGACCTGGAATCAGACGTCGGCGGAGTACCCGAGGGAGCAGTGCGTTCACCAGCTGTTTGAAGCGCAGGCGGAGCGAACGCCGGAAGCGGTGGCGGTGCGGAGCGGAAGCGAGCAGGTGACGTACGGGGAGCTGAACCGGCGTGCCAATCAATTGGCGCACCTGCTGGTGAAGAAGGGGGTAGGCCCGGAGACGCTGGTGGGGCTGTGCACCGAGCGAACGGTGGACACGGTGGTGGGCCTGCTGGGGATTCTGAAGGCCGGTGGAGCGTACGTGCCGCTGGACCCGGC
This genomic stretch from Stigmatella aurantiaca harbors:
- a CDS encoding condensation domain-containing protein; amino-acid sequence: PEYMVPAAWVCLPAFPVTQNGKVDRKALPAPHLGAKAAQDFAAPRTEVERKLAEVWASVLKQPRIGVHDNFFELGGDSIISIHIVAQAHQVGLKVTSKQLFRHQTIAALAPVVVDASKEREQGRVQGPVPLTPIQKWLFEQDLPQPQHFNMALMLEVAPPVEARRVEESLQALVEHHDALRLSFRKEGSAWKQVNEGGDKKLQLERVNVSHAGAGESAAIAQIAKQMQEGLKLGEGPLLKAALFERGEGKKWKLLLVLHHLVVDVVSWRILLEDLNRAYAQRAKGEAVRLPAKTTSFKVWAERLEGYAQGQEVGSELEYWAAAERQEVRGLPVDRVTGANTVASERRLTVGLEAEETRVLLQEVPGAYRAQINDVLLTALAQSVGKWSGQPRVLVNLEGHGREELFEDVDVSRTVGWFTSIFPVMLDLQGARTPGEALRAIREELRRLPRRGIGYGVLRYLRQDGTGDRLKALPRAQVGFNYVGQFDAMAEEASRFRLTQEPSGETVSGHNLRADLLEVHGQVFGGRLELTWAYSENFHERATIEALAQDFMGALRQLIAQRSSADAARRVASDFPLARLDPAALERVLQQHPGAEDIYPLSPLQQGMLFHALLSVELGMYFEQAAWRFGGTLQVPAFRRAWQELVARNPILRTAFFWKGVPEPLQVVHPRVELPWQELDWREMPAAEQRTRLESFLLEDRHQGFELARPPMMRVAVIRMGESDYRIIWSFHHVLLDGWSSSLLLKDLFELYEAFVQGRQPQLPHRPAFREYIAWLQGQDSTEAQAYWTRELQGFTAPTPLPGARNVERRAGESSRHRECEVRFPETSSEAVQAFARKHKLTVNTVAQAAWALVLGRYSGEPEVVFGSTVAGRPPELAGVDAIAGMLINTLPIRVRLPSAESILSWIQGLQAQQLEQRQHQHCALVQIQKWSEVPRERALFDSLFVFDYPMDASVKEKLGILDAETFQAIERTNYPLTATLGFPRGTLELRLSYEPQAFDAALIEQALTHWKLVLERIVAFPEQRLSGLSLMTEDERLQVLETWNQTSAEYPREQCVHQLFEAQAERTPEAVAVRSGSEQVTYGELNRRANQLAHLLVKKGVGPETLVGLCTERTVDTVVGLLGILKAGGAYVPLDPA